In a genomic window of Sphingomonas koreensis:
- a CDS encoding tetratricopeptide repeat protein has product MRLIGKMALLGTAVAALASVAMPATAQTSRGAAGGGIEGRVDRLEREMRAVQRKVFPGGAGQTIEPQITPPERQPGAPGLPATSAVADLNARVSAVESQLSQITGQVEQSQYRLRQLEEAFNAYKRSTEARLKALEAGAAPAEDDAPVTGTRPAPTRPAVGGPATTVPTTPAVAVDRPKSDDPAEDGYVYGYRLWQAKQYDKAITELRTVVQKYPKHRRASYSQNLLGRALLDQGKPALAATAFFESYQKMPNGERAPDSLYYLAQSLVKMKKPASEVCKVYDELSQVYGDRISDAMKKDVATGRTASKCK; this is encoded by the coding sequence ATGCGTTTGATTGGAAAGATGGCGTTGCTCGGCACGGCGGTGGCCGCGCTGGCAAGCGTTGCGATGCCGGCGACGGCGCAGACCAGCCGCGGCGCCGCCGGTGGCGGGATCGAAGGCCGGGTCGACCGGCTCGAGCGCGAAATGCGCGCGGTTCAGCGCAAGGTGTTCCCGGGTGGCGCGGGCCAGACGATCGAGCCGCAGATCACCCCGCCCGAACGCCAGCCCGGCGCGCCGGGCTTGCCCGCGACCAGCGCGGTCGCCGATCTCAACGCGCGAGTCAGTGCGGTGGAATCGCAGCTGTCGCAAATCACCGGACAGGTCGAGCAGAGCCAGTATCGCCTTCGCCAGCTCGAGGAGGCGTTCAACGCCTATAAGCGTTCGACCGAGGCGCGGTTGAAGGCGCTGGAGGCCGGCGCCGCGCCCGCCGAGGACGATGCGCCGGTGACCGGCACGCGCCCCGCGCCGACGCGTCCTGCGGTAGGGGGTCCTGCCACCACCGTGCCGACGACGCCCGCAGTGGCGGTCGACCGGCCCAAGAGCGACGATCCGGCCGAGGACGGCTATGTCTATGGCTATCGGCTGTGGCAGGCCAAGCAATATGACAAGGCGATCACCGAGCTGCGCACGGTGGTCCAGAAATATCCCAAGCACCGCCGCGCCAGCTATTCGCAGAACCTGCTTGGCCGGGCGCTGCTCGATCAGGGCAAGCCGGCGCTCGCCGCCACCGCCTTCTTCGAGAGTTATCAGAAGATGCCGAACGGCGAACGCGCGCCGGACTCGCTCTACTATCTCGCCCAGTCGCTCGTGAAGATGAAGAAGCCGGCGAGCGAGGTGTGCAAGGTCTATGACGAGCTCAGCCAGGTCTATGGCGACCGCATCTCCGACGCGATGAAGAAAGATGTCGCCACCGGCCGCACCGCCAGCAAGTGCAAGTGA
- a CDS encoding helix-turn-helix domain-containing protein, protein MDGEPGETPTLFPEKVGEKLRDARLAQGLELSDIAARTRIPLRHLEAIETSDYSGLPSPTYAVGFVKSYARAIGADEVALAKELRAETSSMFAAREAYETYDPEDPVREPSSGLVWAGAVIAVLLLAALALWYGTDLFRSSGTPEPEPLPTETPLAVPAAAPSPAAPANGGQVTLTATEPVWLRIYDASGTRLFEKEMAAGERYDVPQNANGPMINLGRPEAIRVTVNGSDVAPLGTPGRAIKDVPISAAALQARGSGATPAATPTPAASATPANRSSQPLPPAFRPAFDPPAQSQTVDPLTPAGGNSTAP, encoded by the coding sequence ATGGACGGCGAACCCGGCGAAACCCCGACGCTCTTCCCCGAGAAGGTCGGCGAGAAGCTGCGCGATGCGCGGCTGGCGCAGGGGCTCGAGCTGTCCGATATCGCCGCACGTACGCGCATTCCGCTCCGCCACCTCGAAGCGATCGAGACCTCCGACTATTCGGGCCTTCCCTCTCCCACCTACGCCGTCGGCTTCGTGAAATCCTATGCCCGCGCGATCGGCGCGGACGAGGTCGCGCTGGCGAAGGAGCTGCGCGCCGAGACCTCGAGCATGTTCGCGGCGCGCGAGGCCTATGAGACCTACGATCCCGAGGATCCGGTGCGCGAACCGTCGAGCGGCCTGGTCTGGGCAGGCGCGGTGATCGCGGTACTGCTGCTCGCCGCGCTGGCCTTGTGGTACGGCACCGATCTGTTCCGCAGCAGCGGCACGCCCGAACCCGAGCCCCTGCCGACCGAGACCCCGCTTGCGGTGCCCGCAGCGGCGCCTTCTCCGGCAGCCCCCGCCAATGGCGGGCAGGTGACGCTGACCGCGACCGAGCCGGTCTGGCTGCGCATCTACGACGCGAGCGGAACACGCCTGTTCGAAAAGGAAATGGCGGCGGGCGAGCGCTATGACGTGCCGCAGAACGCCAACGGACCGATGATCAATCTCGGCCGTCCCGAGGCGATCCGCGTGACCGTCAACGGTTCCGACGTAGCGCCGCTGGGTACACCTGGCCGCGCGATCAAGGACGTGCCGATCAGCGCCGCCGCGCTTCAGGCGCGCGGATCGGGCGCGACGCCGGCTGCCACGCCGACGCCGGCCGCGTCCGCAACGCCGGCAAACCGCAGTTCGCAGCCGCTGCCCCCGGCGTTCCGGCCGGCCTTCGATCCGCCCGCGCAGTCGCAGACCGTCGACCCGCTGACTCCGGCGGGCGGAAACAGCACCGCGCCGTAA
- the ptsP gene encoding phosphoenolpyruvate--protein phosphotransferase: protein MPVSAAASAREILTRLHDVMASRAAAQGKLNSVVNIIGEALNSEVCSIYLLREGALELFATRGLAQEAVHVTKLAMGEGLTGTIAANVETLNLDEAAAHPDFAYRPETGEDRFHSYAGVPIIRKERAVGVLAVQHADPRKYDEVEIEALQTVAMVLSELIANAGLIDPAGGGGTTRLQSTGTARVPGFKLVEGMAAGAAVFHQPRIIIEHTVAEDIEAERHRVYAAFDKMREQIDRMTSQAEFGGGGEHEEVLETYKMFAYDEGWSRRINEAIDSGLTAEAAIERVQQRTRMRMRQIDDPLLRDRMHDLEDLSNRLLRIVSGQLGTAAQLGLRQDSILIARNLGPAELLEYDRRRLKGVVLEEGSLTAHVTIVARAMGVPVLGRVKDIRRLIAEGDRLLVDVTEDTLIIRPTAAMDEAFEAKLLVTQKRRAAFAALKNEAPVTTDGHRLTVMVNAGLRDDVAALDLTGADGIGLFRTEFQFLVSATLPQRDSQRRLYKDVLDAAGDRPVTFRTVDIGGDKALPYLDHDENGEEENPAMGWRALRLALDREGLMKVQARALLEAAAGRTLNVMFPMVSEPWEFDEARTLFETQRAWLESRGHKLPLHIRYGAMLEVPALAEVLDLLLPRLDFLSVGTNDLTQFLFAADRAHPKLAVRYDWLSPSILRFLRRVTAEAAEADVPLAVCGEMGGRPLEAMALIGLGIDRLSITPAAVGPIKAMVRSLDRAKLIAAMRGMLDRPPQDMRAALEQWAADHGVELA from the coding sequence ATGCCCGTTTCCGCCGCCGCCTCCGCCCGCGAAATCCTGACACGGCTGCACGATGTGATGGCGTCGCGCGCCGCGGCCCAGGGCAAGCTGAACTCGGTCGTCAACATCATCGGCGAGGCGCTGAACAGCGAGGTCTGTTCGATCTACCTGCTGCGCGAGGGCGCGCTGGAGCTGTTCGCCACCCGTGGCCTGGCGCAGGAAGCGGTCCACGTCACCAAGCTCGCGATGGGCGAGGGCCTGACCGGCACGATCGCGGCCAATGTCGAGACGCTGAACCTCGACGAGGCCGCGGCGCATCCTGACTTCGCCTATCGCCCCGAAACGGGCGAAGACCGGTTCCACAGCTATGCCGGCGTTCCGATCATCCGCAAGGAGCGCGCCGTCGGCGTCCTCGCCGTCCAGCATGCCGACCCCCGCAAATATGACGAGGTCGAGATCGAGGCGCTGCAGACGGTGGCGATGGTATTGTCCGAACTGATCGCCAATGCCGGGCTGATCGACCCGGCGGGCGGCGGCGGCACCACCCGGCTGCAATCGACCGGGACCGCGCGCGTGCCGGGCTTCAAGCTGGTCGAGGGCATGGCCGCCGGCGCCGCCGTGTTCCACCAGCCGCGCATCATCATCGAACATACGGTCGCGGAGGATATCGAGGCCGAGCGCCATCGCGTCTATGCCGCGTTCGACAAGATGCGCGAGCAGATCGACCGCATGACCAGCCAGGCCGAGTTCGGCGGCGGCGGCGAACATGAAGAGGTTCTCGAGACCTACAAGATGTTCGCCTATGACGAAGGCTGGAGCCGCCGCATCAACGAGGCGATCGATTCAGGCCTGACCGCCGAGGCTGCGATCGAGCGCGTCCAGCAGCGCACCCGCATGCGCATGCGCCAGATCGACGATCCGCTGCTGCGCGATCGCATGCACGACCTGGAGGATCTGTCCAACCGGCTGCTCCGCATCGTCTCGGGCCAGCTCGGCACCGCGGCGCAACTGGGCCTGCGACAGGATTCGATCCTGATCGCGCGCAACCTCGGCCCGGCCGAACTGCTCGAATATGACCGCCGCCGCCTCAAGGGCGTGGTGCTGGAAGAGGGGTCGCTGACCGCGCACGTCACCATCGTCGCCCGCGCGATGGGGGTGCCGGTGCTGGGCCGCGTCAAGGACATCCGCCGGCTCATTGCGGAGGGCGATCGCCTGCTGGTCGACGTGACCGAGGATACGCTGATCATCCGGCCCACCGCGGCGATGGACGAGGCGTTCGAGGCCAAGCTGCTGGTCACGCAGAAGCGCCGCGCCGCCTTCGCCGCGCTCAAGAACGAGGCCCCGGTCACGACGGACGGGCACCGGCTGACGGTGATGGTCAATGCCGGGCTTCGCGACGACGTGGCGGCGCTCGACCTGACCGGCGCCGATGGGATCGGGCTGTTCCGCACCGAGTTCCAGTTCCTCGTCTCCGCCACGTTGCCGCAGCGCGACAGCCAGCGGCGGCTGTACAAGGACGTGCTCGACGCCGCCGGCGACCGCCCGGTCACCTTCCGCACCGTCGATATCGGCGGGGACAAGGCACTGCCCTATCTCGACCATGACGAGAATGGCGAGGAAGAGAATCCGGCGATGGGCTGGCGCGCGCTGCGGCTCGCGCTCGACCGCGAAGGCCTGATGAAGGTGCAGGCGCGCGCGCTGCTCGAGGCCGCGGCGGGGCGAACCCTCAACGTCATGTTCCCGATGGTATCGGAGCCCTGGGAGTTCGATGAAGCGCGCACGCTGTTCGAGACGCAGCGTGCCTGGCTGGAATCGCGCGGGCACAAGCTTCCGCTGCACATCCGCTATGGCGCGATGCTCGAAGTGCCGGCGCTGGCCGAAGTGCTCGACCTGCTGCTGCCGCGGCTCGATTTCCTGTCGGTCGGCACCAACGACCTGACCCAGTTCCTGTTCGCTGCGGACCGCGCCCATCCCAAATTGGCGGTGCGCTACGACTGGCTCAGCCCCTCGATCCTGCGCTTCCTGCGCCGCGTGACGGCCGAAGCCGCGGAGGCCGATGTGCCGCTGGCGGTATGCGGCGAAATGGGCGGCCGGCCGCTGGAAGCGATGGCGCTGATCGGGCTCGGCATCGACCGGCTGTCGATCACACCGGCTGCGGTCGGGCCAATCAAGGCGATGGTGCGCTCGCTCGACCGGGCGAAGCTGATCGCGGCGATGCGCGGCATGCTCGACCGGCCGCCGCAGGACATGCGCGCCGCGCTGGAGCAATGGGCGGCTGATCACGGCGTCGAACTCGCGTGA